The Nitrospira sp. genome contains a region encoding:
- a CDS encoding DUF2238 domain-containing protein, with protein sequence MTSETQAVNRTTVLRGLVGWYIGLWCMLAIAPYDRQDWLLENLLAVTVIAVLFLTFRLFQFSTLSYVLITVFLTLHAIGAHYTYAEVPFGFWLQQMLALDRNPFDRIVHFAYGFLLVYPLREILVRLAGVTGFWSYYLPISGTVAQSGFFELIEALVAILVNPELGTAYLGTQGDEWDAQKDMAAALVGAIITMSLLLFSVRHSPSHEALISFDRRREADCRDGR encoded by the coding sequence ATGACATCGGAGACTCAGGCAGTGAACCGGACGACCGTGCTGCGAGGACTGGTGGGCTGGTACATAGGGCTGTGGTGCATGCTGGCGATTGCTCCCTACGATCGTCAGGATTGGCTGCTGGAAAACCTGCTCGCCGTGACAGTCATCGCCGTCCTTTTCTTGACCTTCCGACTATTTCAGTTTTCGACCCTCTCGTATGTGCTCATCACCGTGTTTTTGACCCTTCATGCCATCGGTGCTCACTACACATATGCCGAAGTGCCGTTCGGCTTTTGGCTGCAGCAAATGCTTGCTTTGGATCGCAATCCGTTTGACCGCATCGTTCATTTTGCTTATGGATTCCTGCTCGTCTATCCCCTGCGAGAGATTCTTGTACGATTGGCCGGCGTCACGGGATTTTGGTCTTATTATCTACCGATCAGCGGGACCGTTGCTCAGAGTGGATTCTTCGAACTCATCGAAGCACTGGTCGCCATATTGGTCAATCCCGAACTGGGAACGGCCTACCTGGGCACACAAGGTGATGAGTGGGACGCACAGAAAGATATGGCGGCTGCCTTAGTCGGTGCCATCATCACAATGTCCTTGCTGCTCTTCTCTGTCCGGCACAGCCCATCTCATGAGGCTCTGATCTCCTTTGATA
- a CDS encoding DUF2238 domain-containing protein, protein MALSIWTAYEPADRQFWLLSSLLPSLLVLVLAGTHRYLTLSPASYVLIMLFLTMHMIGVHYTYAQTPMGTWLDDILHMGRNHYDRVVHFSFGLLLTYPIEELFRLTGSLRGWLLYYLPVMTVLGLSGLWEIIESWVTQAIHPELGLTYLGAQGDIWDAQKDMTAALYGSLLCMGFLLIWRLSRRGPRTVSQALSPMPSIE, encoded by the coding sequence ATGGCGCTGTCCATATGGACGGCCTATGAACCAGCAGATCGGCAATTTTGGCTCTTGTCCAGTCTCCTTCCCAGCCTGTTGGTATTGGTCCTCGCCGGTACACACCGATACCTAACCCTGTCACCTGCTTCCTATGTGCTGATTATGCTGTTTCTTACCATGCACATGATCGGTGTCCATTACACGTATGCCCAGACACCTATGGGAACTTGGTTGGATGACATCCTTCACATGGGACGGAACCACTATGATCGAGTCGTGCATTTTAGTTTCGGCCTGTTGCTCACGTACCCCATCGAGGAACTGTTTCGTCTCACGGGATCCCTTCGCGGCTGGCTCCTGTATTACCTACCGGTGATGACGGTCCTCGGTCTCAGCGGCCTCTGGGAAATCATCGAGTCGTGGGTGACCCAAGCCATCCATCCCGAACTAGGGCTCACCTATCTCGGCGCGCAGGGAGACATCTGGGACGCCCAGAAGGACATGACTGCCGCCCTCTATGGCTCCTTACTCTGTATGGGATTCCTACTCATCTGGCGTCTCAGCAGGAGAGGCCCAAGAACCGTGAGTCAAGCGCTCTCGCCGATGCCTTCCATTGAATGA
- a CDS encoding RNA polymerase sigma factor: MSDDRSKQARAKVDEVYRSDSRQVLATLIRLLGDFDAAEEALHEAFAAAMEQWPRDGVPANPRAWLVSTGRFRAIDGMRRRARYDASLNEMAKQIETATGDPLEQEDEHIEDDRLRLIFTCCHPALKPEAQMALTLREVCGLTTEEIARAFLSTPSTLAQRIVRAKAKIRDARIPYEVPPPSDLPGRLDMVLHVVYLVFNEGYSASFGASLTRADLSGEAIRLGRLLLQLLPEPEVMGLLALMLLHESRRTARTSATGDLVLLEQQDRSLWNRGHIQEGVTLIERALVSRRFGPYTLQAAIAAVHAEAPGTIETDWAQIVALYDLLLRVEPSPIVELNRAVAVAMRDGPEKGLELVDELLARGELANYHLAHAARADLCRRLGKNAESRASYKKALALTKQEPERRFLEKRLAEL; this comes from the coding sequence ATGAGTGACGATCGTAGCAAGCAGGCGCGGGCGAAGGTCGATGAAGTGTATCGATCTGACTCCCGCCAGGTCCTGGCCACTTTGATCCGTTTGCTGGGCGACTTCGACGCAGCGGAGGAGGCGCTCCATGAAGCCTTTGCCGCGGCGATGGAACAATGGCCGCGTGACGGGGTGCCGGCTAATCCCCGCGCCTGGCTTGTCTCCACCGGCCGCTTCAGGGCGATCGACGGCATGCGACGGCGCGCCCGTTACGACGCATCTCTGAATGAAATGGCCAAACAGATCGAGACCGCGACCGGCGATCCGTTGGAGCAGGAAGACGAACATATCGAAGACGACCGTCTCCGGCTGATCTTCACCTGCTGCCACCCTGCTCTCAAACCGGAAGCACAAATGGCGTTGACGCTCCGCGAGGTCTGCGGCCTCACGACGGAAGAAATCGCGCGGGCGTTTCTCTCTACCCCGTCCACCCTGGCCCAGCGGATCGTCCGCGCCAAGGCGAAGATCCGCGACGCGCGCATCCCTTATGAAGTGCCGCCACCGTCCGATTTGCCTGGCCGGCTGGATATGGTGCTGCACGTGGTCTACCTCGTCTTCAACGAAGGATACTCAGCTTCGTTCGGTGCCTCACTGACCAGGGCCGACCTCTCCGGTGAAGCGATTCGTCTTGGCCGGCTCCTTTTACAGCTGTTACCTGAGCCGGAAGTCATGGGCCTCCTGGCGCTGATGTTGTTGCACGAATCGCGACGCACCGCACGCACATCGGCCACGGGAGATCTCGTGCTGCTGGAGCAACAGGATCGGTCATTATGGAATCGTGGTCACATTCAAGAAGGTGTCACACTGATCGAACGAGCGCTGGTCTCACGGCGCTTTGGGCCATATACGCTGCAGGCAGCGATTGCCGCAGTCCATGCCGAGGCACCGGGCACCATTGAAACGGATTGGGCTCAGATCGTCGCGCTCTACGACCTCTTGTTGAGAGTGGAGCCGTCGCCGATCGTCGAGCTCAATCGAGCCGTGGCGGTCGCTATGCGTGATGGGCCGGAGAAAGGCTTGGAGTTGGTCGATGAACTCCTGGCCCGCGGCGAGTTGGCGAACTATCACCTGGCACACGCTGCACGGGCCGATCTCTGCCGACGACTGGGAAAGAACGCGGAGTCCCGCGCCTCATACAAAAAGGCTCTCGCTCTCACCAAACAGGAACCGGAACGACGGTTCTTGGAGAAGCGATTGGCCGAGCTATAG